A genomic window from Lotus japonicus ecotype B-129 chromosome 1, LjGifu_v1.2 includes:
- the LOC130710236 gene encoding TMV resistance protein N-like, which produces MVDDINEVEEIVKKVNVKIISKPLQGKDPVGFEQRIEEVKSLLDMKPDDDTICMLGIYGLGGIGKTEIAKALYSKIVHGFEAAIFIANVREKSNKINGLEDLQMSLLSNMSGVLETELSSTSRGIYEIKRRLGKKKALLVLDDVDDIEQLNNLAGGCDWFGLGSRIIITTRDGDLLRRHRVEKTYKMMELNDQQSLELFCQNAFGKSHPKTGYEDMSYRVVKYARGLPLVLKVLGTDLAIEDNLEYWEYTLEECKRNPNPRIKDVLQRSYERLQSNAKQVFLDIAFFFKGERIEYVEMILKEFNATQAIKVLVLKSLITVEDGRLNMNGHIQDMAREIVRGEAPNNPGKRSRLWSHEDVTEVLTQDLGSDSIEGIILDPLEEQNVEWSGTAFKKMRCLRILIVRNTSFSIEPKHLPAHLTVLDWNQYPSKSFPPEFHPKNIIVFNLWKSSLTLRKTFQKFSSLTTMNFSCNETITTMPNVSGVPNLREIRLDHCENLIKVDESVVFLQKLAHLSASGCYKLREFPRSMYLPSLEVLNLSNCSKLEHFPDIVNKMNQPLKIYMTWASIEKLPDSICNLTGLVFMDFGYSEKLKYLPHSLFMLPNLVTFKIGLCSILGEYFRRFAHSSATTSGRSNLKTLHLDRCDLSDKDLHAILICFPKLEDLSASFNNFVSLPACINEFVHLTSLNVKSCKKLEEITELPSTIQKVNARDCCHLATKTLDMLWSQVKKGIPGLEVVMSGTKIPEWFDFKGSDEGNPCFWARGKFPIVALALFFNLEEEQLRSNVELHLVINEQRVPSKGNYKYKHPPKFDFNHVFCNESQFVVVCDLRLLFSKEEWLGLDAFVIQQDWNLVQVSIEGSEDMKLSSWGVHVYKQETKMEDVRFMCPDKVFSDIIANTSSPTAAAMHVLSMEAHEGTAERPSRPTVASSSDDDALLQALVMKKDESCESDAKHKMKKIENETDAAAPDELDIWKHEYHDLLDQLNISNSKLSALSGIEMQRESGKEGCKSVTKHEKLASVLKGIGEELQGIYDAGIEGFQKSQEFKDLMSAVYLKGVRDGVLKAHTTLLALDMDRITTPDEHVTDDDDDFDDSEILDETTLSPTGSQVDNPGDTSYLSRRHRIFRRFFKK; this is translated from the exons ATGGT GGATGATATCAATGAGGTTGAAGAGATTGTCAAGAAGGTCAATGTTAAGATAATTTCTAAACCTCTTCAAGGTAAGGACCCAGTTGGATTTGAGCAACGCATAGAAGAGGTGAAGTCACTACTAGACATGAAGCCTGATGATGATACTATATGTATGCTGGGCATATATGGACTTGGAGGAATTGGAAAAACAGAAATTGCAAAAGCATTGTATAGCAAGATTGTGCACGGATTTGAAGCTGCAATTTTTATCGCCAATGTCAGAGAGAAATCAAACAAAATCAATGGCCTGGAAGATCTTCAAATGTCTCTACTTTCAAACATGTCTGGAGTGTTAGAAACTGAGTTGAGTAGTACAAGTAGAGGAATCTACGAAATAAAACGTCGGCTTGGCAAGAAAAAGGCTCTTTTGGTTCTTGATGATGTTGATGACATAGAACAATTGAATAACTTGGCAGGAGGATGTGATTGGTTTGGTTTAGGTAGCAGAATCATTATAACAACAAGGGATGGAGATTTGCTACGTCGTCATCGAGTTGAAAAGACTTACAAGATGATGGAGCTCAATGATCAGCAATCTCTTGAGCTCTTCTGTCAAAATGCTTTTGGAAAGAGTCATCCTAAAACAGGTTATGAAGACATGTCTTATCGTGTAGTGAAATATGCCAGGGGTCTTCCATTGGTTTTAAAAGTTTTAGGGACTGATTTGGCCATTGAAGATAATTTAGAATATTGGGAGTATACATTAGAAGAATGCAAGAGGAATCCAAATCCAAGGATTAAGGACGTGCTCCAAAGAAGCTACGAAAGATTGCAGTCCAATGCCAAGCAAGTTTTCCTGGACATAGCTTTCTTCTTCAAGGGGGAGAGAATAGAATATGTTGAAATGATATTAAAAGAATTCAATGCAACACAAGCTATTAAAGTACTTGTTCTTAAATCTCTCATAACTGTTGAAGATGGCCGCTTGAATATGAATGGTCATATTCAAGATATGGCTAGAGAGATTGTTCGGGGGGAGGCACCGAATAATCCTGGCAAACGTAGTAGATTATGGTCTCATGAAGATGTTACTGAAGTTTTGACTCAAGATTTG GGAAGTGATTCAATTGAAGGGATAATACTTGATCCCCTCGAAGAACAAAATGTAGAATGGAGTGGTACTGCCTTTAAGAAGATGAGATGCCTCAGAATTCTCATTGTTCGAAATACATCATTCTCAATAGAGCCTAAACATCTACCAGCTCATCTAACAGTGCTTGATTGGAACCAGTACCCTTCAAAGTCCTTCCCACCAGAATTCCATCCAAAGAATATCATTGTCTTCAATTTGTGGAAAAGCAGTCTTACACTGAGAAAGACATTTCAG AAATTTTCAAGTCTTACTACGATGAATTTCTCATGTAATGAAACTATTACTACAATGCCTAATGTGTCTGGGGTTCCAAATTTGAGAGAAATCAGACTTGACCATTGTGAGAATCTAATCAAGGTTGATGAATCTGTTGTATTTCTCCAAAAACTTGCTCACTTAAGTGCTTCGGGATGCTACAAGCTTAGAGAATTCCCGCGAAGCATGTATTTACCATCTCTGGAAGTCCTTAATCTTAGTAATTGCTCCAAACTTGAACACTTTCCAGATATAGTGAACAAAATGAATCAGCCATTGAAGATTTATATGACGTGGGCTTCTATTGAGAAGCTGCCAGATTCCATTTGTAATCTTACTGGGCTTGTTTTTATGGATTTCGGATATAGCGAGAAACTCAAATATCTCCCACATAGTTTATTCATGTTACCGAACTTGGTTACTTTTAAAATTGGACTATGTTCCATCCTTGGAGAGTACTTTAGAAGGTTTGCACATAGCTCCGCAACTACCAGTGGTCGTTCAAATTTAAAAACGTTGCACTTAGATAGGTGCGATTTGTCAGATAAAGATCTTCATGCAATTCTCATTTGCTTTCCAAAATTAGAAGACTTGTCTGCATCATTTAACAACTTTGTATCCCTCCCTGCATGCATTAATGAGTTTGTTCACTTGACAAGTCTCAATGTGAAAAGTTGCAAGAAACTTGAAGAAATTACAGAGTTGCCATCTACTATTCAAAAAGTGAATGCAAGAGACTGCTGCCACTTAGCTACAAAGACGTTAGATATGTTATGGTCTCag GTGAAAAAAGGAATACCGGGTTTAGAAGTTGTGATGTCCGGAACTAAGATTCCAGAATGGTTTGACTTCAAGGGAAGTGATGAAGGAAATCCCTGTTTCTGGGCTCGTGGAAAGTTCCCTATTGTTGCTTTAGCGCTGTTCTTCAACCTTGAAGAAGAACAATTACGTAGCAATGTTGAGCTTCACTTAGTCATCAACGAACAACGTGTGCCTTCCAAAGGCAACTACAAGTACAAACATCCTCCCAAATTTGACTTTAATCACGTTTTCTGCAATGAGTCACAATTTGTAGTAGTATGCGATCTGCGACTTTTGTTTAGCAAAGAGGAGTGGCTTGGTCTTGATGCATTTGTCATTCAGCAAGATTGGAATCTTGTGCAGGTTTCAATCGAAGGCTCAGAGGACATGAAATTAAGTAGTTGGGGTGTTCATGTATACAAACAAGAAACCAAAATGGAAGATGTCAGGTTCATGTGTCCTGACAAAGTGTTCTCAGATATAATAGCCAACACATCATCCCCCACAGCAGCTGCTATGCATGTGTTGAGTATGGAGGCTCATGAAGGAACTGCCGAGAGACCATCACGACCTACTGTAGCTTCAAGCTCTGATGATGATGCTTTGTTGCAAGCATTAGTGATGAAGAAGGATGAAAGTTGTGAGTCTGACGCCAagcataaaatgaaaaaaattgaaaatgaaactGATGCGGCTGCTCCTGATGAATTAGATATTTGGAAACATGAATATCATGACTTGCTAGACCAGCTCAACATTTCTAACTCAAAATTATCTGCTTTGAGTGGCATTGAGATGCAGAGAGAGAGTGGAAAAGAAGGGTGCAAAAGTGTGACAAAGCATGAGAAGCTAGCTTCTGTTTTGAAAGGAATAGGTGAAGAGCTGCAAGGGATTTATGATGCTGGGATTGAAGGCTTCCAGAAATCACAAGAGTTTAAAGATCTGATGAGTGCGGTATATTTGAAGGGAGTAAGGGATGGAGTCCTAAAAGCACACACCACCTTGCTTGCTCTGGACATGGACAGAATAACAACTCCAGATGAACATGttactgatgatgatgatgattttgatGACAGTGAAATTCTTGACGAAACAACTCTAAGCCCTACTGGTTCACAAGTTGACAACCCTGGTGACACGTCTTACCTCTCCCGTAGGCATAGGATCTTTCGtcgattttttaaaaaatga
- the LOC130733252 gene encoding toll/interleukin-1 receptor-like protein codes for MAKYDGEELHIFNYDVFISFRGEDTRHTFVKILHKELKRKGIRTFVDDEMLKAGNVISPALSKAIEESMVLIIVLSKNYASSTWCLDELVKILECSRRGNQQLVYPIFYHVEPSHVRHQKGKYGEAMAAHEKKYGINSDRIRTWRSTFVPVWNHRLKANQFREQTKVTK; via the coding sequence ATGGCAAAGTACGATGGAGAAGAGTTGCACATTTTCAACTATGACGTTTTCATCAGTTTCAGGGGTGAAGATACAAGGCACACCTTTGTAAAAATTCTTCACAAAGAGCTCAAACGAAAGGGGATCAGAACTTTCGTTGATGATGAGATGCTTAAGGCTGGGAACGTTATTTCACCTGCTCTTTCCAAAGCCATTGAAGAATCCATGGTTTTAATTATAGTGCTTTCTAAGAACTATGCATCTTCTACTTGGTGTCTTGACGAGCTCGTCAAGATTTTAGAGTGTTCAAGGAGGGGTAATCAACAACTTGTTTACCCAATTTTTTACCATGTAGAGCCCTCCCATGTACGCCATCAAAAGGGGAAATACGGTGAAGCAATGGCAGCACATGAGAAAAAATATGGCATAAACTCTGACAGAATTCGAACATGGAGGTCAACTTTTGTTCCTGTATGGAACCACAGACTAAAGGCTAACCAGTTTAGAGAGCAAACGAAAGTAACAAAGTGA
- the LOC130731542 gene encoding uncharacterized protein LOC130731542 isoform X1, translating to MLICENALLIMTSIVKFVCFAQIARMKGGRKRSRHASTSEDPADRHERLHASTRRGDHIAATQAVEASAPSPSPSATPVEAPLATPAPSATPVGAPSATPAPSATRAPAELDPAPLSPMAELPRQETSSSEPSGEESSSSSELSGEEEEPLILQEEIDAADVMPDVVPEGGADDDLIQRVAPFPGGPEDLSLLAHYPDHKAPWTWQALLRTDPRYVDRRTLRVATVGGRYGTSPVMAIQRPTHMCDSCCSRRVCITCLGAGYRRQTQLSYWPLLRDGMRRRVASTCRSGR from the coding sequence ATGCTCATATGTGAAAATGCTTTACTTATTATGACAAGtattgttaaatttgtttgttttgcacagatagcgagaatgaagggcgggagGAAGAGGTCACGACATGCTTCTACTAGTGAGGATCCAGCGGATCGACACGagcgcttgcatgcttctacCAGGCGCGGCGACCATATTGCAGCCACTCAGGCggtagaggcttcagctccGTCTCCATCCCCATCTGCTACTCCGGTCGAGGCTCCGTTAGCTACCCCGGCTCCATCTGCTACTCCGGTCGGGGCTCCGTCAGCTACCCCCGCTCCGTCTGCTACTAGGGCTCCGGCTGAGCTGGACCCTGCTCCGTTGTCTCCGATGGCTGAGTTACCTCGTCaggagacatcttcttctgAGCCTAGTGGCGaggagtcttcttcttcttctgagcttagtggtgaggaggaggagcctcttattctgcaggaggagattgatgctgctgatgtTATGCCAGATGTGGTGCCAGAGGGCGGTGCGGATGACGACCTCATCCAGAGGGTGGCACCGTTTCCCGGGGGGCCTGAGGATCTGTCGCTTCTTGCGCATTATCCTGACCACAAGGCTCCTTGGACGTGGCAGGCACTTCTTCGCACAGACCCGCGGTACGTGGACCGTCGGACATTGAGGGTGGCCACTGTTGGGGGAAGGTATGGAACCTCCCCTGTGATGGCGATTCAGAGGCCCACACACATGTGCGACAGCTGCTGCAGCAGACGGGTTTGTATCACCTGCCTTGGTGCGGGTTACCGGAGACAGACCCAGCTGTCGTACTGGCCCTTGttgagagatggcatgaggagacgagtagcttccacatgccgttcggggagatga
- the LOC130731542 gene encoding uncharacterized protein LOC130731542 isoform X2 translates to MKGGRKRSRHASTSEDPADRHERLHASTRRGDHIAATQAVEASAPSPSPSATPVEAPLATPAPSATPVGAPSATPAPSATRAPAELDPAPLSPMAELPRQETSSSEPSGEESSSSSELSGEEEEPLILQEEIDAADVMPDVVPEGGADDDLIQRVAPFPGGPEDLSLLAHYPDHKAPWTWQALLRTDPRYVDRRTLRVATVGGRYGTSPVMAIQRPTHMCDSCCSRRVCITCLGAGYRRQTQLSYWPLLRDGMRRRVASTCRSGR, encoded by the coding sequence atgaagggcgggagGAAGAGGTCACGACATGCTTCTACTAGTGAGGATCCAGCGGATCGACACGagcgcttgcatgcttctacCAGGCGCGGCGACCATATTGCAGCCACTCAGGCggtagaggcttcagctccGTCTCCATCCCCATCTGCTACTCCGGTCGAGGCTCCGTTAGCTACCCCGGCTCCATCTGCTACTCCGGTCGGGGCTCCGTCAGCTACCCCCGCTCCGTCTGCTACTAGGGCTCCGGCTGAGCTGGACCCTGCTCCGTTGTCTCCGATGGCTGAGTTACCTCGTCaggagacatcttcttctgAGCCTAGTGGCGaggagtcttcttcttcttctgagcttagtggtgaggaggaggagcctcttattctgcaggaggagattgatgctgctgatgtTATGCCAGATGTGGTGCCAGAGGGCGGTGCGGATGACGACCTCATCCAGAGGGTGGCACCGTTTCCCGGGGGGCCTGAGGATCTGTCGCTTCTTGCGCATTATCCTGACCACAAGGCTCCTTGGACGTGGCAGGCACTTCTTCGCACAGACCCGCGGTACGTGGACCGTCGGACATTGAGGGTGGCCACTGTTGGGGGAAGGTATGGAACCTCCCCTGTGATGGCGATTCAGAGGCCCACACACATGTGCGACAGCTGCTGCAGCAGACGGGTTTGTATCACCTGCCTTGGTGCGGGTTACCGGAGACAGACCCAGCTGTCGTACTGGCCCTTGttgagagatggcatgaggagacgagtagcttccacatgccgttcggggagatga
- the LOC130710319 gene encoding uncharacterized protein LOC130710319 produces MLDELTVDDITWTPFEDHRDVRPRDPRALYSGYIRTPYGRSVSRHLPERVMRQFGFIQDIPRHPSEIQTTGSLAETTDAAYAEFEPHLRPQGIPATYPGEAVEGYMRWYSRVSHVFIIPEDRREELSAVSAIRRGVELLEQSLEVPGALAPGTQPRILTERALDLFRRSSFVGTQGVAFSAIRGAAAAGGRARGGRARGGRARGGRPRGGGARGGRARGEGDPGEGVRGGRARGPRGRRVFVEVELVDL; encoded by the exons atgctcgatgagcttacagtggatgatatcacatggaccccttttgaggaccatcgagatgttcgaccgcgggatcccagggccctctattccggctacatccggacaccttacggccggtctgtgagccgacatctaccagagcgggttatgcgccagtttggcttcatacaggacatccctcgacacccctctgagatccagacgacggggtcccttgctgagaccacagatgctgcctatgctgagtttgagccgcacctccgccctcaggggatacctgctacatatccgggagaggcggtggagggttacatgaggtggtatagcagagtgtcacatgtgttcatcatccctgaggataggagggaggagcttagtgccgtg tctgccatacgtaggggtgtggagttgttggagcagtccCTGGAGGTGCCAGGTGCTCTTGCTCCAGGGACACAGCCCCGGATCCTCACGGAGAGGGCGCTCGATCTCTTTCGACGGAGTTCCTTCGTTGGTACCCAGGGAGTTGCCTTTTCTGCTATTCGAGGAGCCGCAGCTgcgggaggcagagctcgtggaggcagagctcgtggaggcagagctcgtggaggcagaccccgtggaggcggagctcgtggaggcagagctcgtggagagggTGATCCTGGAGAGGGTGTTCGTGGAGGTCGAGCTCGTGGACCCAGAGGTCGCAGGGTGTTCGTGGAGGTCGAGCTCGTGGACCTGTGA
- the LOC130710392 gene encoding uncharacterized protein LOC130710392, which yields MRACGGRCDCLLRETHGLPCGCQLADYERIPYEAIHPFWKSLSWEHVPVADTGSSDICGLNHGEMHPEVEALTRYFHSLDTGGQSMVRRKLQAIYCPERSTLCTPELRIKSNRTPKLKESKQPKD from the exons ATGCGAGCCTGCGGCGGCAGATGCGATTGcttattgagagagactcatggactaccttgcggttgtcaacttgcag attatgagaggattccgtacgaggccattcatccattctggaagagcctaagttgggagcatgtacctgttgcagatactggcagctcagatatttgcggactaaaccatggagagatgcacccagaagttgaggcactgacacgttatttccattctttggatactggagggcagagtatggtaaggaggaagcttcaagcgatATATTGTCCTGAAAGGAGTACACTATGTACTCCTGAGCTTCGGATAAAGTCCAACCGCACTCCTAAGTTGAAAGAGAGCAAACAACCCAAGGATtga